The sequence CCGCATAATCATAGTAAAGATATAATGTACGAATGTTTCTTTCTAAAGCAATTTTCATAGCCGTCATGGAACCGTCTATTTCTCCCGCAACATTTCTCATATCAGATTTTTCTTTTTTATTATCCCTTCCTTTATACACCTCTTTTCCCTTCTTTGTAATAAGAACAGCTCCATATCCATAATATCCTGATTCTTTATCAAAGCTTCCATCTACATAGGCAATCATCTCTCCATCCTCTAAATCTTCAACCTTTTTATCTCTCCTAACTATTCCTTCATTTTCTATTCCATTTAAATAATCTTCTGCTTCCTTAAGCGTTAAAAAACTTTTATATTCCGCTTGAGGATACCCCTTTACCTGTTCTTCGCATTTTCCCCAACTATTATATATACCTATGTTTATACCTTTTTTTACAGCGTAATATTTTTTCTTCATAATTCACCTCAAAACATTTTATATTTATAGGGTACCAAAAATCAGCAACTAAAACAATATATTATTGAAATACCATTACAATTTTCATAAGAAATTTAACACATATGTCCATGTTGTCTTTAATAGTATATTAATATCGTATTATTAGAAGGTATAAAGTTTTTTTGAAGAATAAGAGGAAAATTATGGAGAAAGATGCATTTATAAAGAATTCAATTTTACTTATTCTATCAAATCTCATCACGGGAATTTTAGGATTTATGTATTCCATAGCCCTCTCAAGAGAATTGGGAGCCGACGGAATGGCCCTAAACGGCCTTATTATGCCCATAAATAGGATATCCCTATGCCTGATATGCGGAGGAATGTTAACCGCCCTATCCAAAATAATAGCCGAATATAAAGTAAAATATCAGTATAATAATATTATAAAAAGTATGAGGACAATACTTACATTAAATGTAATATGGGCCATTTTTATTATATTTATATTGTTTCTATTGATAAATCCAATAAGTGAATTTATTATAAAAGACGAAAGAGTCATTTATGCTTTAAGAATATCCTGCGGCACCATATTCTTTATGACTCTTTCCAATACATTTAAAGGTTATTTTTATGGTATTGCTAATGTAGGAATACCAGCAGTAATTGATGTTTTTGAAAAATCGGCAAGAATATTTATAATATCATTTATATTCAAATTCTATTCCCCCGGCTCAATTACGGCTAAGGTAACAGCCGCAAATATAACTATATCATCGGGAGAATTCATATCCCTTGTTTTACTGTTTCTATATTATAAAGTAAATATAAAAAAATATCATAATCGTTTTTCCGAACAACCTGATAGAACCAAAACATTAATAAAAAATATTCTTGTTATATCACTTCCTTTATGCTTAAACGAATTCATATCTACAATATTTTTTACCGTATCTACCCTCCTCATCCCCAAAAGATTAGTAGCTGGAGGCATCCCCTACGAAGAAGCATTAACTATGATAGGAAAATTTTCTAATATGTCTGTAAATATTGTTTCTCTGC is a genomic window of Acidilutibacter cellobiosedens containing:
- a CDS encoding ribonuclease H1 domain-containing protein, encoding MKKKYYAVKKGINIGIYNSWGKCEEQVKGYPQAEYKSFLTLKEAEDYLNGIENEGIVRRDKKVEDLEDGEMIAYVDGSFDKESGYYGYGAVLITKKGKEVYKGRDNKKEKSDMRNVAGEIDGSMTAMKIALERNIRTLYLYYDYAGIEKWCTEEWKRNKTETKEYNKYYNSIKDKLKVIFIKVRAHSGNKYNEEADGLAKSALKNND
- the spoVB gene encoding stage V sporulation protein B, giving the protein MEKDAFIKNSILLILSNLITGILGFMYSIALSRELGADGMALNGLIMPINRISLCLICGGMLTALSKIIAEYKVKYQYNNIIKSMRTILTLNVIWAIFIIFILFLLINPISEFIIKDERVIYALRISCGTIFFMTLSNTFKGYFYGIANVGIPAVIDVFEKSARIFIISFIFKFYSPGSITAKVTAANITISSGEFISLVLLFLYYKVNIKKYHNRFSEQPDRTKTLIKNILVISLPLCLNEFISTIFFTVSTLLIPKRLVAGGIPYEEALTMIGKFSNMSVNIVSLPMIIIFAISIVLIPDLSQKLVIKHKEAVKKRISSVIKISFILGLSVLIICLIWGDNLGRVFYNRNDLGNYIRFAALSAPISYTAAATNSILNGLGKQKTILKNSLIAAVIEILIIFFLTAVPSINILGCGIEMIVTAIVTLIMNGIEINKFLNLKFSLTNIIIYLQLALLFFYCIKIASNIIKLISF